The Bradyrhizobium sp. CCBAU 051011 DNA segment CGCCGGCGCGCCGCCCCGGTAGGGCACGTGCTGCATGTTGATGCCGGTCAGCATCTTGAACAGCTCGCCCGACATGTGGATCGTCGACCCGTTGCCTGACGATGCCATGTTGAGCTTGCCCGGATTGGCCTTGGCATAGGCGATCAATTCGGGAATTGACTTGATCGGCAATGACGGATGTACCACCACCACGTTGGGAAAGCGGATGATGCCGGCGATTGGCTCCATCTCCTTCATGAAATCGAACGGCAGCTTGTCGTAGAGCGTGGCGTTGATCGCATTCGCCGGCGCGACCAGCAGCAGCGTGTAGCCGTCAGGCGTGGCGCGCAACACGGACTCGGTCGCGATATTGGTGCCGCCGCCCGGCCGGTTCTCGATGACGAAGGACTGCCCGAGCTTTTCCGACAGCCACTGCCCCATCAAGCGCGACGTGAGGTCCGCCGAGCCGCCGGGCGTATAACCGATCACGAGGCGAACCGGGCGGGATGGATA contains these protein-coding regions:
- a CDS encoding tripartite tricarboxylate transporter substrate binding protein; the protein is MKIQRRQFLQLAAGAAAVPLTSASASAQAYPSRPVRLVIGYTPGGSADLTSRLMGQWLSEKLGQSFVIENRPGGGTNIATESVLRATPDGYTLLLVAPANAINATLYDKLPFDFMKEMEPIAGIIRFPNVVVVHPSLPIKSIPELIAYAKANPGKLNMASSGNGSTIHMSGELFKMLTGINMQHVPYRGGAPALTDMLSGQMHVMFDNLPTCAEHVKSGKLRGLAVTSTTRSDVLPDLPLVADFLPGYEASAWYGLAAPKGTPADIVDKLNKAVNEILTDPKAKARFAEIGAILLPGSPADFGKLVADETEKWGKVVKFAGAKVD